Genomic window (Pyrus communis chromosome 13, drPyrComm1.1, whole genome shotgun sequence):
ATTTTCGGATTCTCGTTGGAATGGAATCTGGTTCCATTGACATAAGAACAAGAAATCTCGTGGTTAAAAGATCATAACAATAGGGTCATAATTTTGGTCAAGAAAAATTTTATTGGATCATTTCGTCAAACTTCTGGTGGGTACATGTCGAATTATGTCGTCAAGGGCTATTGAGTGAGGCTTTTTATCGAACACTTGTTGCGCACCACAAGGTCACACACAAGAAATAGGAGAAGAAtgacaaagaaaagaaagaaaaaaaaaaaaattacaaataactATGTAGATGGTTGCAGAAAAGAAGCAGCACCTTGTAATTAAGTGTTTTTGGCTCATTCTTTCAATTTACCGTTATTGTGTATAAGGatcatataaaaatatacattGAAATTATAATACTATTGAGATCATGAGCAACCAATGACCAAATGGTAGCTCCACCGCTGCTGAGTGCATGTGTGCATGTTTCCTTTAAAGTTGTACTAGGATAATTGAGAATGTTGGTTCTTATTCTAATTTGTCAATGATTAGGTGGGACTTACTGCTTACTTTTAATTCGGAAGATGATGTTCTTTGGAACTTGCAACTTTTCTTGCCATTATTTTCATGATATTGGAAAGGTTTGAAGCtttagtttaatattaattaatcaacaaACATGTAGCAGCATATACTATATAGTATTTACTCTATTTAGTATGGCAGCTCCATGGAAAGAGAGTTCATACCAAATTGAAGTGGAATGAAAAAACGAGCTGATCTTGGTGACGCATCTCTTCAAGATCacgaattttattttattttgtttctccaTGTGGATCTGTTTGAATTTGATTTTGTGCGCACTTGGTTCATATATTCTAAGTTATTGGATGAGAGAAATATTAAGGATTGAGGTCGGTTTTCTAGATAAAAGTTGAATTAATTGCATAATCAATCTAGGTTCAGAGTCCTAGTCAAAGATGACGAGAATTGACAGCGGTAGAGTTTTGACTGAGAATAATTCTGAGTATATTTAGAGAATATGCAAAGGAATTAGAATATTTTCAGAATTTTACTGCTTGGAAAACTTGACCATCACAAAATTCACCCCTACAAATAAAAGTGGTTTGGATTAACATCACTTGAGCTGTAGAATCTATCGTTCTAAGagtaccttcagtttggattaacAATATTATTCCTAGTTTGATTGGTTATCAATCCAAGTCTTAGCCGATGAAGAGTATTCAATTATTTCACCAAAAGTGGTCACTTCATTAGCTTTTCCTGTGAAGTGAGATGTTATATGATCTATTACTCACATGTGCATTTCAGAGTTCAGCGCTCAAACTGCTTAATCACCTTCACTGTAAAGACACTCATCTCTTATGAGTATCTTTGCCCTTATTGCTTGATATTCGAATCCGGTGCAGAAAATTGAACTTTTATAGCCGGGCGCATAACTTTCTCTTCAAATTCCATAACCTTAGACTGAAAGTGTTCCTTCATCAGccaaacttgtttgtatgtgcttttaaaattactaaaaacgcttttaaaaaaaattatttttaagttcCAAACAAGCCCATAGTTCCTGTTTGCTTTTGACAAATGACATGAACCTTGCCATTTTCACAGCTATCATGATAACAAGGAGGGCAACGCCTCTCCTGAATATATTTAATTGTCTCTTTCATGAGACTACTTTGGGCCCCAAGCACTCCAAATTCTAAGTATACCTAGATTAATAACTTAATAAGCAATTAAATCAAAACAGAATGATTAGCGGACCAAATCATTTTCCATAAATGATCAGATTCCATTACACTAATCATACTTAAATGCCCCCTTTTCGCCATATCACGCGATTCACGTCTGCCAAAATACGAGGAGAATCTCTCAAATAGTAGAGAAGCATTCCAAAAGCCTAACCAAAATAGTATCCAAATGGTACAGATTGAAAAAGCAAATCTTCTCCAACATGGCAGTGGCACTGTAACAAATATCGGTACAAGGTTATGCAGGTAATCCAGTTTCTTTAGAAGCCGTGTCTCCTTCCGAAAGCACGAGGGAGACTGGACAATGATCGCTTCCATAAAACCCTGCACAGAGTTTAGAATCAAATGCTTGTAATTCAGATCTAAGCGCTGATAATCCAGAATAAAAAGTTACACGAAATGTAGTATATGAAAGCTATGAAGATAACGCTCTTTCATTTTAGCTTTTGAGGTTAACCTGTAGTTTACGATGGAATTTTCTGAGCACCGAATGGTAAAAGCCCAAAGCAACCTGAtcaatttctttcttctcttttcgtttagtttcttttgtttttaagattacTAGATCTCAAGGCGAATGATGCAACCAATGTGCGAATAATGTACTGGTTCCAGGGATCACAAAAGAGTGGAAAGCCAACAGAAGTAATATCCAACACATACCTTGTAGTTCAATCCCTTGCCCATGCATCTCGCATGAAACAATCCTATCTTTGAGTTTCTCTGCAACAACGAAGTAGTCTATTCTCATCCTTTTACCTCGATACCTGCCAGAAACCAACCGGTATGTTTATCAGGTGGTGTTACCCTGGACACCAATATATGATTATCAAAAAGACTCCCAATCATTCCTGCGCGAATGGAGCGACAAAGATATACAAACACTGCATGGATTTAACAATAACCATTATCAAAATTCATAGTAAGTTCTTACTTTCCTATGGGGTTTCCAGACCAGGAGAAGCCATGCTCCATGTCCTTCTCCTTGTGAAGGTGTCGGTATGCATCTATTAACTTTCCCCTGAAGCATAACCCACATAAACCAATTCAGAAAATCTTCAAAGAATCAAAACTcgtgaaggaaaaaaaagttataaacaGACAAAAAATATAGCTCtcagagttgttcttcaagtaACAATTAACCTCCTCTCAGTAAATTATGTTTAAATATAGGAAATGTAGCTTCTATTTTCCAGTGGAATTACATACTCTTTCAAAATGTTACCAAAACGCTTCCTCTCATTCAAGGTAAATCCAGGCTGCCCACAATCCTGCATCATCCAGAAAGCAAACCCTTCTTAGTGTTTAGTATCTTAGTGTTTAGTAGGCCACACTTTAATTGACATATAGCCTCACAATCCTGCATCCATTCGCCACACCAGTCGTCTAATACTAAAACTCGATACACTATTAATCAACAAATGGAGGAAGGGCAGCAGATAATATGGCCACCATCAACACAACTGATGGTAACTCTTCATAGAGAAGCAATTCAACCGCACAACAACTGAATGGCTTCAATTCTTGTATTACTATTTTTATCTCAAATGTTAAATACCAAATGGTGGATTGGAACCTCCATGTTCTACGTACATAGGAATAAAGCAGTTAAAATCCATGGAACCACCAAATACTTcttaataaacaaaaatgcaTATGCATCGAAAAAAGAGTGGTCACCATTCATTTCCTCCTATGCATTTTTAGCAATTTAGGTAACATATGGCAAGTCAACTAAAACCACATACTAATTACTACGGATATGCCAACCATAATCATGTTCAAAGAAGcttcaatattaaatataataccTCTTTATTTGGAGGAACATAACCATTAACCTTTGCTGCACTGAAAAAATCTGGATGACTCACATCAATCTCTTCATGACTGCATATGAATTTAGgttaagaaacaaaaaagtgagttCGGGGAAAGAAACTGATACACACAATCAGAAAAGAGCAAGAGAAAATATGATAGAGAAATCTTAACAGGATAAAACAActgcacagaaaaaaaaattcacctaACATTCAGATCACCGCACCATATTAGAGGCTTATCCGAAGATTGCAGAACAAACTCTAAAATCCTTTTAtcccattttcttctccttggGAATGagttttcttcctccttccaACCATTGTTTGGTGCATATGTATTCAACAAATTAAATGTCTCAAATTCTGCTAGGATGACCCGGCCATCTGGTTCATGCTTTGAAACTAAAACAAAGTAAACTATATTAGCTGACCGTTGATCCATGTGCAAGTCAGTATAAAGAAAATAGCGGTGGGGATAGAGATGCAAGCACAAAGATTAAAAGTTTTCTCCCCCTACATGGTTGGACCAGAATATATACAAGTACACATTCCATTTCTAAGAGAGTCAGACTTAATTATCAAGAATCTCTGAAAGAATATAAGTTCATTGTTCTTAACATAATCAATTGGATGTTTACATATACTTTACATAATCTGCAGGCAGAAATAAACAAAGTAGAATGAAATGATCTGAAACTACGTAGGCATCATAGATATTGATGTTTGCAACTTGAAAGTAAGAAGTTGGTTTCATATGTGACTTTCAGTGGGTGCATGTTATTAAAAGAAATAGAGTATTAACCAGCAAACCTTTTCTGTCAAGATTAAAAAATACTTTTTGTGGCTGTAAACACTTCTTTACAAACAATGCAGTTCCTGCATACTTTGAATCTGAAAGAGACCACCAGACACGATAATCTCCAAAGGGTGGGCTTGACAGGGCACGCATAATTATCTGCATAATTTGAGACAGGAAAATAGGTAACCAACCTATACATTAGAAGATATCATCATTTTGACCCTTTTTGCATGCAATGATCAAACATACAAGGTGAGAAACTTAAATACGAGTGGAATATTGACTGAATGGATGGTGAATCTAACTTAAACAATGAAGCTTGATCCCATTCCCATAAACCATTAGAATCACGAAAATATCTTGGTACTACTATACTGCCCTAAGACAACCAACAAAACTCAAGAGAGCAAACCTGTACAAaaagtattttttaaaaatcctTGAACTAAGAAACTAAAAGCTTTCTAGACATAATTGGGTAAAGTCCTAAGTTTTTGCGGTGTCATATAACACTCCAAAACTTCAAGTATAATGCTTTGAGTATGACAATGGTCAATGATCGGAATGAAACAGTTCAACTTCAACTTCAACAAGCACATTCTCCAACCGAAGTCTTAATTCATAAAAATATCATACCTGCTTTTCTTCACGTGACGAGGAAGTGTCATCTTTCAACTCCCCTGGGTTTTTAGGTCCACCCTTTGAACCAGCAGCAGGCATCCTTACTTCCTAATATCAATGTGCATTTAGAAAGTTGCCGCGCATTCAATTTCCGAAAGAATGTATTCAGAATCGGTACTTAGCAAAGCAAAGCATATGAGCAAAAATAGAGACCAACAAAACCGAACTAACCAATCAATCATCAAACAAGGTTGAGTTTCATTCCGAAACTAAATCACGAACGACGAAACAATTAAATCCAATACTCAATCAAAATATACATCTGGGAAAACCAAAagacaaaaaatttaaacaaatgtGAAACCCTGCTGCTACAAATGTATCAAATTTCCATAACTCCAGCTACCAAATTTCCCGAATTGctaaaaaaaagatcaaaactaaattaaaatacacaTCTGGAAAACATAAAAGACTAAAAATTTAGATAAATGTATCAAATTTCCCCAATTGCTcaataaatcaaaattaaatgcCCCATTACaccagaataataaaaaaatccagTACACTTTTGATAGCAAGCAAAAAATCGATGTGGGTAAGTGAAAAAACAGAGAATGTATCCCACCTGTATCGCAATGACATCTGGGTCGATGCTCGAGACGAACTTGGTGAACTCGGGCCAGTTGTTCTTCACCCGGAGAAGAAAGCTGTTGGCATTCCACGTTATGAACTTGAGCGGCTGTTTCTTGGCGGCGTCCTCCGCTGATATTTTGTCGTTATCTGTGGAAGGAGGTGCGAGTGTGGGTTTCTTGGCGGAGCCGTCTTTCCCTACCGGTTGGAAGAAACGTTTCATCGTCGTCTTCTTCGAGGCTCTGAGAGCTTTTTACAGTGTTTTGTTCCCCACTGAACAAAAGTCCTTGTCTTTTACATGACCAAAGGTTTTGAAAtgatgtaaaaataaaaaataaaaaaaaaggttttgaaaTGACAGTTCTACCCCTTGTGTTATGAACTGTAAACAATGTGATTTTCTTAATCACATTTTTAATAAGTGAATTAGTATTAAGCATGGGATTAGTTACAATTGGTTacgcttttgttgttttgtgctGAAATGGCCAGTTGGCTTAGTTTGTATGGCTTTATATGGCTGAATGGCTGTAGTGGACTTCCAAcgattaattgaattaaaaaatattatttcaaaaAATAGGAGCTCAGCTCCCTTCTTCTGCATCACTTCCATACTCCATTACTATACCTTGCTGCAACAGGTCAAGGTTGAATTAGGTCCTAACATTGGTATCACCCTTTGCCGATGTTGGTCAAAGGTTGAATCAGGTCAAGGTTAATAGAACTTCCGATGTTGGTCCGATTTTCCCTAAGAGTTGTTTCCTAGGTGGTTTAAAGAAAGAATTGAGGTTTGATGTGAAATTGCTACGCCCTGCCACAATCCATGAGGCTATTTCTATAGCTATTCAATTGGATACTAAGTATGCTGAACTTAAATCTGGTCACCAGAAACTTTTCCCTCACTACAAACCCACACCACTGCCTCCTAATCCCCACAATGTTGCCCATCATAGGCTCCCTAACTTACCACTCAATAAACTCTCACTTgaagaaattcaaaaaaaaaaaaaaaaagggtgaatGTTGGTTCTATGATGAGAAGTGGGTTCGTGGACACAAGTGTGGCCAGAAACaattgttgatgattgatttcCTAGGAGAGGATGAGGAAGTATTTAAACCACCTGATGATGCATTGGTTGAGATACAACATATGGAACTTAGTGAATGCGCTTATTTTGGGACTCTATCCAAACAAACACCTCAAACtatgaaagtggtatgattcaTTGGCAGCTAAACAGTGAAAATCTTCCTATATTCTGGTAGTTCTCATAGTTTTGTGGATTCAAGGTTAGTGAAACAAATGGGTTGGCAATTGAAGAACACAAAACCTtttgaagttgtggtggctaaTGGAGGGAAAGTGAAGAGTCAGGGTTGTTATAAGGAGGCTTTCATATCTCTAGAGGGTTATACATGTACTCATACACTTTTTACTCTTCCACTTGGTGGCTGTGATGTCATTTTAGGTGTGGATTGGTTATCTACCATCAGCCCTATACTCTGGGACTTCCAACTTTTAACTATGGAATTCACAGTGAATGACTAACATTATAAACTTCTCCATAGTAACTCTTAGCCATTACTTGCTTTACAAGCAGTATCTCTGCACAATGTGGAAAAAGAGTTTTTGAATTCTACTTTAGGATTGGTGCTTTACTCACTGGAAGGTTCTAAAATGGAGGCTTCTGAGTTAACTCCATCTCAACTGTAAGACTTGCAACACTTATTACAGGACTTTGAACCTCTATCTGGAATTCCTACTTCTCTACCACCTTCACAAGTGCATGACCACAAGATTCATCTCCTGCCAAACACCAAACCACCAAACATCAGACCCTACCATTATGGTCATCTTCATAAGTCTGAAATAGAAAAAGCAATGACTGAGTTGCTACAAGCAGGTTGTCCAAGTCGAAGCCCTTTTTTTTAGCCCAATGTTACTTGTGTTGAAGAATGAATGATCTTGGAGGCTTTGCATGGACTACAGAGAGTTAAACTCTattaccataaaaaaaaaaaaataccctaTCCCATTGATAGATGACTTGCTTAACGAATTATACGGGGCTCAGTTCTTTACCAAGCTTGATTTACGATCTGGTTACCACCAGATTCGAATGTGTGAAGAAGATATCGAGAAGACTGATTTCCATACTCATGAGGGACACTATGAGTTCCTAGTGATGCCCTTTGGGCTCACCAATGCACCTACAACATTTCAAAGTTTAATGAATGATGTCTTCATGCCCTACTTAAGGAAATTTGTGCTGTGTTCTTTGATGATATTCGTATCTATAGCAATTCATGAGAGGTTCACATTTCATATTTAAGAAACAACATTCCAGGTACTCACAGATCATAAGCTTTTTGTGAAAAAGCAAAAATGCTCTTTTGGCCAATCCAAAGTTGAATATTTGGGGCATGTGGTTTCTAGATAGGGTGTAGCAGTTGATCCCTCCAAACTTCAAGCAATAGTTGATTAGCCTAAACCTATGAATGTAAAGGGATTGAGAATGTTCTTAGGCCTAACTGGCTACTATAGAAAGTTTATTCCAGGCTATGGCAAAATCTGCCAACCTTTTTATAAGTTGACAAAAAAGGATGGGTTTCATTGGAATTCTAGTGCTCATGAGGTTTTACTTACACTCAAGCAAATTATGGTTTCTCCTCAGGTACTTGCATTGCCTGATTTTTCAGTGCCCTTTGTCATTGAATGTGATGCATCGAGGAATGGCATAGGGGCAGTGCTGCAACAAAGGGGAAAACCTCTTGCTTTTTGTAGTTAAGCATTTGGTCCCAAGAACCAAGCACTCTCAACTTATGAGAGAGAACTGATGACAATAGTGCAAGCTATCAAGAAATGGCAACACTATTTGCTAGGGAGGCACTTTGTCATTA
Coding sequences:
- the LOC137713169 gene encoding DNA-(apurinic or apyrimidinic site) endonuclease; its protein translation is MKRFFQPVGKDGSAKKPTLAPPSTDNDKISAEDAAKKQPLKFITWNANSFLLRVKNNWPEFTKFVSSIDPDVIAIQEVRMPAAGSKGGPKNPGELKDDTSSSREEKQIIMRALSSPPFGDYRVWWSLSDSKYAGTALFVKKCLQPQKVFFNLDRKVSKHEPDGRVILAEFETFNLLNTYAPNNGWKEEENSFPRRRKWDKRILEFVLQSSDKPLIWCGDLNVSHEEIDVSHPDFFSAAKVNGYVPPNKEDCGQPGFTLNERKRFGNILKEGKLIDAYRHLHKEKDMEHGFSWSGNPIGKYRGKRMRIDYFVVAEKLKDRIVSCEMHGQGIELQGFYGSDHCPVSLVLSEGDTASKETGLPA